The following proteins are co-located in the Cutaneotrichosporon cavernicola HIS019 DNA, chromosome: 3 genome:
- the SLD5 gene encoding uncharacterized protein (The GINS complex plays an essential role in the initiation of DNA replication): MSDYSPGPLRAPTLAPGASGATGQGSGSRSFLSRLSSVASVAARDEDEEMSEGPKSKIFTDDELVPGPEMNDVQKLGQALSKERGTPAILDWEAELVGLLLDKLEQQGKMMTTLRADPSTSEEEHFRLVLVQTEMERGKWLIRSYVRARLHKIEKFAQYIAATPEMHSRLSGAELSHARRYADLVGQHYSSSVLDSLPDWLRRLDEGGAVPMVAQPNLAQPVLVYIRQDCGEIALEGDEVAELTKGSTHLVRYDLVERWVQLGWAEVL, encoded by the exons ATGTCCGACTATTCGCCGGGACCTTTGCGCGCCCCCACCCTTGCACCGGGAGCTTCTGGAGCTACGGGACAGGGATCAGGCAGCCGCTCCTTTCTGTCCCGCTTGAGTTCCGTCGCTTCCGTCGCTGCAcgagacgaggacgaggagatgtCTGAAGGGCCGAAATCCAAGATCttcaccgacgacgagctcgtcccGGGGCCGGAGATGAACGATGTGCAAAAGTTGGGGCAGGCATTGTCAAAAGAAAGGGGGACACCGGCAATCCTCGATTGGGAGGCAGAGTTGGTTGGGTTGTTGTTGGACAAGTTGGAGCAACAG GGCAAGATGATGACGACTCTGCGGGCCGATCCGTCcacgagcgaggaggaacaTTTCCGTCTCGTGCTTGTGCAGActgagatggagaggggCAAATGGCTCATCCGGAGTTATGTGCGCGCACGGTTGCATAAG atcGAAAAGTTCGCCCAGTACATCGCGGCCACGCCTGAGATGCACTCTCGGCTATCTGGTGCTGAACTCTCACATGCACGCAGGTACGCTGATCTCGTGGGCCAACACTACTCTTCGTCCGTGCTCGACTCATTGCCGGACTGGCTGCGGCGGTTggatgagggcggcgcTGTGCCTATGG TCGCACAGCCAAACCTCGCACAGCCCGTGCTCGTGTACATTCGCCAGGACTGCGGCGAAATTGCGCTCGAAGG GGACGAGGTCGCAGAGCTCACTAAGGGATCTACGCATTTGGTGCGTTACGACCTGGTCGAGCGGTGGGTGCAGCTGGGATGGGCCGAGGTGTTGTAA
- the PGK1 gene encoding uncharacterized protein (Phosphoglycerate kinase), whose protein sequence is MKALALLPLLVGVAAAPTPRKPWFVKRFTAFGPQPQEQWSSWGAFPVISILAGVDEGMPCDASLALFKCGGPTYQLVQYCHEGRWLNVRNCRAPTSPGPTCLAPSNECTSDNWDSVLFRMGSEYDLISAGAPKMWDSTWWSDGTNYRRDGFPGNPMAVNPPTIKTAGVVPLNQALSAVGASVGFNLFGYGPLTTIEGGPDSATPTASVVTVTVMPTTPLSSETPTIPPPSDTPATTPPPWETPTTDFPPSESPTTDFPPWETPTTDFPPSETPTTDFPPSETPTELPPSDTEAVPQPSDTPATQPETAWPTPEDSFTPSEGPAETPETPSVVTQSEDQPAPEPDALGVAGGLPYYVASTSGNGNTWTPGETFSVPEGYSSTPGGNSDSNSFSSFQDFKRDVSHPMQRWSLDSRPPPPPEYQSKPKPLFDSGWTFDSAWRVGNQPVSAEPFVLYKKPQTAMVRHAPPLSVRPTVVLPTNVAGEDAATVYATATMGSLGPSTAAVLASTTPSQPPLSPLQLRPPAQAISSKMSLSNKLSIKDVDLKGKRVLIRVDFNVPQDKKTGEITNPARIVAALPTIKYAIDNGAKAVILMSHLGRPDGQVNDKFTLKPVADKLKELLGRDVAFLPDCVGAATEASVNAGKDGQVFLLENLRFHIEEEGKGVINGEKTKADPAKVAEFRKGLTALGDVYVNDAFGTAHRAHSSMVGVDLNQRAAGFLMNKELQYFAKVMESPDRPFLAILGGAKVKDKIQLIDSMLDKVNKLIICGGMAFTFRKTLDGVKIGNSLFDEDGAKIVGDIVKKAKDKGVELILPVDYICGDSFSNDANRVTVTDAEGIPDGSMGLDCGPESNKIFAKAVADSKTILWNGPAGVFEFPNFAQGSDSLLDATIKAAAGGATVIVGGGDTATLVANAGKEDKLSHVSTGGGASLELLEGKDLPGVAALSNKQ, encoded by the exons ATGAAGgcactcgccctccttcccctcctgGTTGGGGTGGCCGCCGCCCCGACCCCCCGCAAACCATGGTTCGTCAAGCGGTTCACCGCCTTCGGACCACAGCCACAGGAGCAATGGAGCTCGTGGGGTGCCTTTCCGGTCATATCTATCCTGGCCGGCGTGGACGAGGGTATGCCGTGCGATGCAAGCCTTGCGCTATTCAAATGCGGCGGGCCGACATACCAGCTCGTACAGT ATTGTCACGAAGGCCGCTGGCTCAACGTCCGAAACTGCCGcgcccccacctcccccgGCCCCACCTGCTTAGCCCCATCAAACGAATGCACAAGCGACAACTGGGACAGCGTGCTCTTCAGAATGGGCAGCGAGTACGACTTGATCTCCGCCGGCGCCCCAAAAATGTGGGACTCTACGTGGTGGAGCGATGGGACAAATTACCGCCGCGATGGATTCCCGGGCAACCCGATGGCCGTTAATCCACCAACAATCAAGACGGCCGGCGTGGTACCTCTCAACCAGGCACTCAGTGCTGTTGGCGCCAGTGTCGGGTTTAACTTGTTCGGCTATGGGCCGCTTACTACCATCGAGGGTGGTCCTGATTCGGCCACGCCAACGGCGTCGGTTGTCACTGTTACGGTGATGCCGACAACCCCCCTGTCAAGTGAGACGCCGACGATCCCCCCGCCGAGTGACACACCAGCCACTACTCCGCCACCATGGGAGACGCCTACTACCGATTTCCCGCCCAGCGAGTCGCCTACTACCGATTTCCCACCATGGGAGACGCCTACTACCGATTTCCCGCCCAGCGAGACGCCAACTACCGATTTTCCGCCGAGCGAGACGCCAACAGAACTCCCGCCGAGCGACACCGAGGCTGTTCCCCAACCGAGTGACACGCCTGCAACCCAACCTGAAACGGCCTGGCCGACCCCCGAGGACTCCTTCACTCCGTCCGAGGGCCCTGCAGAGACGCCTGAGACGCCGTCTGTCGTGACTCAGTCTGAAGACCAGCCCGCACCCGAACCCGACGCTTTGGGAGTGGCAGGCGGCCTGCCGTACTACGTCGCCTCCACGAGTGGCAACGGCAACACCTGGACGCCGGGTGAGACCTTTTCCGTCCCAGAGGGATATTCATCCACACCGGGCGGCAACTCCGACTCCAACTCGTTCAGCTCCTTCCAGGATTTTAAGCGGGATGTTTCTCACCCAATGCAGCGCTGGAGTCTCGACTCCCGgccgcctcccccgccAGAGTATCAgtccaagcccaagccacTCTTCGACTCGGGATGGACGTTTGATAGCGCATGGAGGGTTGGCAACCAACCCGTATCAGCTGAGCCTTTTGTGCTATACAAGAAGCCCCAGACTGCTATGGTCCGTCACGCACCACCCCTCTCGGTTCGGCCGACTGTCGTTCTCCCAACTAATGTTGCTGGTGAGGACGCGGCGACGGTTTATGCGACTGCGACTATGGGTTCGCTTGGTCCTTCTACGGCGGCCGTCCTGGCGTCGACCAC GCCTTCCCAGCCCCCTCTGTCCCCCTTACAACTCCGCCCTCCCGCACAGGCCATCAG CAGCAAGATGTCCCTCTCGAACAAGCTTAGCAtcaaggacgtcgacctcaaggGCAAGCGTGTGCTTATCCGTGTCGACTTCAACGTTCCCCAGGACAAGAAGACTGGCGAGATCACCAACCCTGCTCGTATCGTTGccgccctccccaccaTCAAGTATGCCATTGACAACG GCGCCAAGGCGGTCATTCTCATGTCGCACCTCGGCCGGCCCGACGGCCAGGTGAACGACAAGTTCACCCTCAAGCCCGTTGccgacaagctcaaggagctcctcggccgcgacgtGGCTTTCCTCCCCGACTGCGTCGGTGCCGCGACCGAGGCCAGCGTCAACGCCGGCAAGGACGGCCAGGTCTTCCTTCTCGAGAACCTGCGTTTCCAcattgaggaggagggcaagggcgtGATCAACGGTGAGaagaccaaggccgacccCGCCAAGGTGGCCGAGTTCCGCAAGGGCCTCACCGCCCTCGGTGACGTCTACGTCAACGACGCTTTCGGTACCGCCCACCGCGCCCACTCGTCGATGGTTGGTGTCGACCTCAACCAGCGTGCCGCCGGCTTCCTGATGAACAAGGAGCTGCAGTACTTTGCCAAGGTCATGGAGTCGCCTGACCGCCCgttcctcgccatcctcggcggagccaaggtcaaggacaagaTCCAGCTTATTGACTCGAtgctcgacaaggtcaacAAGCTTATCATCTGCGGCGGCATGGCCTTTACCTTTAGGAAGacgctcgacggcgtcaagATTGGCAACTCGCtctttgacgaggacggagCCAAGATTGTCGGCGACATTGTCAAGAAGGCAAAGGAcaagggcgtcgagctcatcctccccgTCGACTACATTTGCGGCGACAGCTTCAGCAACGACGCCAACCGCGTCACTgtcaccgacgccgagggtATTCCCGACGGCTCGATGGGTCTCGACTGCGGCCCCGAGTCCAACAAGATCTtcgccaaggccgtcgccgactCCAAGACCATTCTCTGGAACGGCCCCGCCGGCGTGTTCGAGTTCCCCAACTTTGCCCAGGGCTccgactcgctcctcgacgcgacCATCAAGGCCGCTGCTGGTGGCGCCACCGTTATtgtcggcggtggcgacaCTGCCACCCTtgtcgccaacgccggaaaggaggacaagctcTCGCACGTCTCGACTGGCGGTGGTGCctcgctcgagctcctcgagggcaaggacctCCCCGGTGTCGCTGCGCTCTCGAACAAGCAGTAA
- a CDS encoding uncharacterized protein (WD40 repeats) codes for MSGANSIPEPPLIIPFLPDGQAAGALPTSPVRVAAWSTASKSGSTKRLALAGADNTVWIISSEVGAPSLLVPPDLSLSDALTPGSRPMTPRSSSTSSGGTVQKRPRALSSTSSVLTATSLRRVLSPTGSTAAVIPTSQVSAAVATPSRPDGHTHRASASIAGRSELIQQLREQAELPTDEYSGLSLGLSGIARRSISGLSPKEEQDGAVTPKSISSESSGRIASIAGSFTRTAEDECAQREAKSKIQEMEVDRAMALNEAEDAREVEEARQLKAAEPRMTAATAHATPRLEPKAKEEPVRIVLPEPGRGSIVDLAVLEEVNELVVLRDVGLLDVITLSTLQLITHVSLDHAAPPTATGDANRTPRLAPSWLWRSVHLAAREEGALLVASGEPWPSPWPSPNGDVTRVAMLAIPSHACVANLDLPGVGDVGVASNGEASYLLHCTPTSVMSYRLTFPNTPPPSGTSTPHAGLGSSPSATSALHRSEPTRRGGALGGIRFPRSSTYDGAQSGLAKFLAARRTAKKADLIEKHTPAGVDEGVEVQRDGGGHWRSIRLHDNGQGVGLGDGHVEAFEFDGTKLTVRGSLFVPHGIGKDVVFTSGWHDVCIVTDSDTVAVYSRDGPLQTCQHWTLRKTFKGHEAYLSAGVLYTVTDSTVSNYSLGSLEHRTEAKLVAPTAGTHICPKGADTLYVATSDGSVSKQTPSDYLHGVPPKESSESDSGAAVTYSTIISSEHATGGSFFAAGDEDGGLRLWDADTLRLRASMTLFDTPVRSVTLLKMEEAETLLGSLLVTSTCGSVSVVCLKELQQLFLIPAARAPLTKIYIGGDKVGGDKILLAYEIQKARVWNVETGEFRRSTGLDAADDMLNEGDWAEVQFQAAPPLDSPVSKVVGPLPRHSDLGRLLQLDLRVLGQWLASRGSESPLPALRGLLSSFLTFGINPAIDEVCIDNLGITPPSKPIAVGWEGPHATATVVFTSATGVWRVSPTTTCLRQLAIVSLLRPFLDSPEHEQWAADVIAFYAASLPDDALEADAQLFAAFYFDSAFDVHQAARMLFGVRLSRMSNEEIEALVSKWQDKLPANTDPSGRQSNASARALTILGGIALHRFEMLSPGALKAVSESVAYYLNDPDHTHVGLAIELCARAFSILQTYVDPMDLLRRLFFLSTHNEIGPNMAAQARLAVLYVASSNAPLFMSTLSMDILDAKTIEGRMSIMKLCVFMARKRPALLENGLPRIAESVVKSLDPNIGKMRDDVWEAATVILNELVQAFTTIDFHAGTQKLVVGTNEGAVIMYDLKTASRLYVLEPHKRSVSGVSFSPDGRRLVTVSLDECDSTVWKIGSSISGFFNVGGPPRQGGRAGQPYRRFSIFRAGSTPMEDTGALSDVRIEWPAPRTARISIKETALTYETT; via the exons ATGTCGGGGGCCAACTCCATCCCAGAGCCGCCTCTGATcatccccttcctccctgACGGCCAGGCAGCCGGTGCCCTCCCAACGTCACCTGTCCGCGTCGCAGCATGGTCCACGGCAAGCAAGTCTGGCTCCACCAAGCGCCTAGCACTCGCCGGTGCTGACAACACCGTGTGGATCATCTCCTCGGAAGTCGGagcaccttccctcctcgtcccaccGGACCTCTCACTTTCTGATGCGCTCACCCCCGGCTCGCGACCGATGACGCCGCGCTCAtcgtccacgtcgtcggGGGGAACGGTTCAGAAGCGACCTCGTGCCCTGtcttcaacctcctccGTTCTTACCGCCACCTCTCTCCGTCGCGTCCTCTCCCCAACAGGCTCAACCGCTGCCGTGATTCCCACATCACAAGTATCCGCGGCCGTTGCCACTCCATCACGCCCCGACGGGCACACTCACCGTGCATCTGCGTCCATTGCCGGACGCAGCGAGCTCATCCAACAGCTTAGAGAACAGGCGGAGTTGCCCACTGACGAGTACTCTGGGCTTAGCTTGGGTCTATCAGGCATCGCTAGGCGGAGCATCTCCGGTTTGTCACCCAAGGAGGAACAGGACGGCGCCGTGACGCCCAAATCTATCAGCTCCGAGTCGTCAGGCAGGATCGCAAGCATCGCGGGCTCCTTCACCCGGACcgcggaggacgagtgCGCGCAACGCGAGGCCAAATCCAAGATTCaggagatggaggtcgACCGTGCAATGGCGCTCAACGAAGCTGAGGACGCAcgtgaggtcgaggaggcgcgacAGTTGAAGGCTGCCGAGCCTCGCATGACCGCCGCGACAGCTCACGCGACCCCACGGCTGGagcccaaggccaaggaggaacCGGTGCGTATTGTCCTGCCCGAGCCCGGGCGCGGCAGCATTGTCGATCtcgctgtcctcgaggaggttaACGAGCTCGTTGTGTTGCGCGAtgtcggcctccttgacgtGATTACGCTATCCACCCTCCAGCTGATAACTCATGTGAGCCTTGATCACGCTGCACCTCCCACTGCCACTGGGGACGCGAATCGCACGCCGCGCCTTGCGCCGTCGTGGCTCTGGCGGAGTGTgcacctcgccgcgcgggAAGAGGGTGCGTTGCTCGtcgcgagcggcgagccGTGGCCGTCTCCGTGGCCGTCCCCTAACGGCGACGTCACGCGTGTCGCCATGCTTGCGATACCTTCGCATGCGTGTGTCGCGAACCTGGATCTCCCTGGAGTAGGCGATGTCGGGGTTGCCTCCAACGGCGAGGCGAGTTACCTCCTGCATTGTACACCGACGTCGGTCATGTCGTACCGCCTCACGTTCCCCAATACGCCGCCACCAAGTGGGACGAGTACCCCACACGCTGGCTTGGGATCATCaccgtcggcgacgtctGCACTGCACAGGTCAGAACCAACCcggcggggcggggcgCTGGGTGGCATCCGCTTCCCGCGCTCGTCTACGTATGACGGAGCCCAGAGCGGCCTGGCCAAAttcctcgccgctcgccggACAGCCAAGAAGGCAGACCTTATCGAGAAGCACACACCCGCGGGTGTGGACGAGGGAGTCGAGGTGCAGCGTGACGGCGGTGGACACTGGCGCTCCATCCGACTGCATGACAACGGGCAGGGCGTGGGACTGGGCGACGGTCACGTCGAGGCGTTCGAGTTTGACGGGACAAAACTCACAGTGCGCGGGTCGCTGTTCGTCCCGCATGGAATTGGCAAGGACGTGGTCTTTACGTCCGGGTGGCACGATGTGTGTATCGTCACCGATTCCGACACAGTGGCAGTGTACTCGAGAGACGGACCGCTCCAGACGTGCCAGCACTGGACGTTGCGCAAGACATTCAAGGGACACGAGGCGTACCTCTCGGCGGGTGTACTGTACACCGTCACGGACTCGACTGTGTCCAACTACAGCCTGGGCAGCTTGGAGCATAGAACCGAAGCGAAGCTCGTCGCACCGACCGCTGGTACCCACATCTGCCCTAAGGGCGCGGATACGTTATATGTGGCTACAA GCGACGGTTCTGTTTCCAAACAGACACCATCGGATTACCTCCACGGTGTGCCACCAAAGGAGTCCTCCGAAAGTGACTCAGGCGCGGCAGTCACGTACTCGACCATCATCAGCTCTGAACACGCTACGGGTGGTTCTTTCTTCGctgctggcgacgaggacggagGGTTGAGACTATGGGACGCCGA taCCCTCAGGCTACGCGCGTCAATGACGTTATTTGACACGCCAGTCCGCTCTGTCACGTTACTGAAAATGGAAGAAGCAGAAACGCTGCTTGGCTCGCTCCTGGTCACATCAACTTGCGGCTCGGTGTCTGTTGTCTGCCTGAAGGAGCTGCAGCAGCTCTTCCTTATcccggcggcgcgtgcgccATTGACGAAAATCTACATTGGCGGTGACAAGGTTGGAGGGGACAAGATCCTGCTGGCGTACGAGATCCAGAAGGCGCGCGTGTGGAACGTCGAGACTGGCGAGTTCCGGCGCAGCActggcctcgacgcggccgacgacatGCTGAACGAGGGTGACTGGGCGGAAGTGCAGTTCCAGGCGGCTCCACCGCTCGACTCACCCGTATCCAAGGTCGTCGGGCCACTTCCACGACACTCGGACTTGGGGCGGCTGCTGCAGCTTGACCTGCGTGTTCTGGGGCAATGGCTTGCGAGCAGGGGTTCCGAGTCGCCTCTCCCCGCTCTGcgcggcctcctctcctccttcttgaccttCGGGATCAATCccgccatcgacgaggtgtgCATTGACAACCTTGGCATCACTCCACCCTCCAAACCCATCGCtgtggggtgggagggtCCGCACGCAACCGCGACCGTGGTATTCACGAGCGCCACGGGTGTGTGGCGCGTGTCACCCACCACGACGTGCCTGCGCCAACTGGCGATCGTGTCCCTCCTCCGGCCGTTCCTCGACTCGCCCGAACACGAGCAATGGGCAGCCGACGTTATTGCCTTCTATGCCGCATCATTACCAGACGACGCACTCGAGGCTGACGCGCAACTGTTCGCTGCGTTCTACTTCGACTCGGCATTCGATGTGCACCAGGCTGCACGGATGTTATTTGGCGTAAGGCTCAGCCGCATGTCAAacgaggagatcgaggcgCTCGTTTCCAAGTGGCAGGATAAAT tgcCCGCCAACACCGATCCGTCTGGGCGGCAATCAaacgcgtcggcgagagCACTCACAATTTTGGGTGGCATTGCGTTGCATCGCTTCGAGATGCTCAGCCCCGGCGCACTCAAGGCTGTCTCCGAGTCCGTCGCGTATTATCTCAACGACCCGGATCACACGCACGTTGGCCTGGCCATCGAACTCTGCGCCAGGGCATTCTCCATCTTGCAGACCTACGTTGACCCGATGGacctgctgcgccgcctgtTCTTCCTCTCGACGCACAATGAGATCGGGCCGAACATGGCAGCACAGGCACGACTCGCGGTCCTGTACGTTGCGTCGTCCAACGCGCCGCTCTTCATGAGTACGCTCTCGATGGACATCCTGGACGCGAAGACCATCGAGGGACGGATGAGCATCATGAAGCTCTGCGTCTTCATGGCGCGTAAGAGGCCCGCCCTTCTCGAGAACGGCCTCCCGCGCATCGCCGAGAGCGTGGTCAAGTCACTCGACCCAAACATCGGCAAGATGCGCGATGACGTGTGGGAAGCGGCGACTGTGATTTTAAACGAACTGGTACAGGCGTTCACGACGATTGACTTCCATGCGGGCACCCAGAAACTCGTGGTGGGCACAAACGAGGGTGCTGTGATCATGTACGACCTCAAGACCGCCTCGCGATTGTACGTCCTGGAACCACACAAGCGGAGCGTGAGCGGTGTGAGCTTCTCACCCgacggccgccgcctcgtcacAGTGTCTTTGGACGAGTGCGACAGCACGGTGTGGAAGATTGGCTCGAGCATCAGCGGGTTCTTCAACGTCGGAGGGCCCCCTAGACAGGGCGGCCGGGCGGGTCAGCCCTATCGCCGCTTCTCCATTTTCCGGGCCGGATCAA CACCAATGGAGGACACGGGCGCGCTGAGCGACGTGCGGATCGAGTGGCCTGCGCCGCGAACCGCACGGATCAGCATCAAAGAGACGGCGCTGACGTACGAGACAACTTAA
- the CUP2 gene encoding uncharacterized protein (Copper-Fist), whose protein sequence is MVLINDKKYACATCIKGHRVSGCTHTDRPLFEVKKKGRPATQCQFCRDKRKGGSGGGSVHTKCACGSLKNQQPSTIPAGMAASYQSAGQTPSPRGTETKKGQPGSTPTFPNGLRDVHEMAAAAEALADLGGENGAAAERNLHNLLNPCNCHTTGRCRCCAGKRTRSPPPAASPTRRPSDAHAQVTDSLIEMFKAKATTSGATPPAPLKTTSHDAHSGSTTPTNLRNLPHLSMTSSKLASPDHRHHPVHTSPYVHKAKLYSPYSNGQSSPRHGKSRSASVSSASSTPWPSTSVSPRPPPTRLRPLTDMNRFLGAVFHEDGSVASQVPRSALGLPGIHTFVSAAESGGAKVEPMEMDVDVPVSFPTSEEVVIGACTCGEGCQCAGCATHGNPRSTSPKQHGHDGACGEACSSCFDCGDQVSIPSGVASIEQLIQIAAANVPKPLRTDRGSTLDALDTRILPPAANLSENVARAFGVVQLKPLECCNGRCQCSLGECKCDSDCCGCCTECKCADDDGDTIMADGDAPAGEKQPVKAGCCGSGAPATPSRNSQQLQVAPSSGTCSVSTSPINISPTATIGGIRLASPSVGTPPNGHGGSMVRRNSSVSRAKEKEGASNGAGGRRLSTSSISSQASVQRSVSSSGKATSKSLAINAHQALGAHHRPILPKPTVAIGAGLPRLAPPRPSGGSGSRQPSPVLRSRASSQASSQSSPTLGPHMLPHPPEVSIPSLSDDPPAASSQHRDSMTTRMGDMVIGVDDIATALAASDVDFMAYLNSLLSSNDGDQSVANPSIDVSQGSGQPDVRLLNAFSGVVPRPEVEPPLGDIQELIAGALAQQGVLQPPQQAPVVPPTSQPPEFNYFFNFPTTTIPSREEQMANYQINSGGPSLPIQQPMPQFAPTTINPLQQFDDNLFFNQYANGLSLQVPNLQTDSGCTSNSGDVSTSTVSSIPAVSLEPPAPVNHPDIIDLSKPLNPSDIDRIMQALMNQQARQAAGTSGAMPPPQPQVPPQPPRLNVGSVSDPDSDPFQQYMIDPDAAQNTHLQQSALPEHVDRDWLQKAWPNMLGQSAQRE, encoded by the exons ATGGTCCTCATCAACGACAAGAAGTATGCGTGTGCAACCTGCATCAAGGGACACCGAGTGTCAGGCTGCACACATACTGACCGTCCACTCttcgaggtcaagaagaagggccGACCTGCGACGCAATGCCAGTTCTGTCGCGATAAGCGTAAGGGTGGAagtggcggcggcagcgtcCATACCAAG TGTGCTTGTGGTAGCCTCAAGAATCAGCAACCTTCCACTATCCCTGCCGGGATGGCTGCATCCTACCAGTCGGCCGGTCAGACGCCCTCACCCCGTGGCACGGAAACTAAGAAGGGGCAGCCTGGATCTACCCCGACATTCCCAAATGGCCTGCGCGATGTGCACGAGAtggctgctgctgcagaGGCCCTGGCTGACCTCGGTGGCGAGAACGGTGCGGCCGCTGAACGCAATC TCCACAACCTACTGAACCCTTGCAACTGCCATACCACCGGACGATGCCGATGTTGTGCAGGGAAACGCACGCGTTCGCCTCCGCCTGCTGCAAGTCCGACTCGACGCCCGAGCGACGCCCATGCTCAGGTCACGGACAGCCTAATAGAGATGttcaaggccaaggcgacGACTTCGGGCGCCACTCCCCCGGCTCCACTGAAGACGACCTCGCACGATGCTCACTCGGGTTCGACCACACCTACGAACCTGCGCAACCTCCCTCATCTCTCGATGACGTCTTCCAAGCTGGCGTCGCCAGATCATCGTCACCATCCGGTTCACACATCGCCGTATGTTCACAAGGCGAAGCTGTACTCGCCATACTCCAATGGACAGTCCAGTCCTCGCCACGGCAAGTCCCGGAGTGCGTCCGTGTCATCGGCTTCTTCAACTCCTTGGCCGAGTACATCCGTATCACCTCGGCCACCGCCGACTCGCCTCCGTCCGCTCACGGACATGAACCGGTTCCTGGGTGCTGTATTCCACGAAGATGGTTCTGTCGCGTCTCAAGTTCCCCGCTCTGCTTTGGGGCTCCCTGGCATCCATACCTTTGTCTCTGCTGCAGAAAGCGGTGGAGCCAAGGTGGAGCCAatggagatggacgtcgaTGTCCCCGTGTCATTCCCTACTTCCGAGGAAGTCGTGATCGGCGCGTGTACATGTGGAGAGGGTTGCCAGTGTGCAGGGTGCGCGACCCACGGTAACCCGAGATCGACTTCCCCGAAGCAGCACGGACATGACGGTGCCTGTGGAGAGGCCTGCAGCAGTTGCTTCGATTGTGGCGATCAAGTGTCCATCCCCTCGGGCGTCGCATCAATCGAACAGCTCATCCAGATAGCCGCTGCCAATGTGCCCAAACCTCTACGCACCGACCGGGGTTCCACCCTGGACGCTCTCGATACACGCATTCTCCCTCCAGCTGCCAACTTGTCGGAGAatgtcgcgcgcgcgtttGGAGTTGTGCAGCTCAAGCCGCTCGAGTGTTGCAACGGTCGGTGCCAGTGCTCACTGGGCGAGTGCAAGTGCGACAGCGACTGCTGTGGCTGCTGCACCGAATGCAAATGcgccgatgacgacgggGACACTATCATGGCAGACGGTGACGCTCCTGCTGGCGAGAAGCAGCCGGTCAAGGCCGGGTGCTGTGGCAGTGGGGCTCCCGCCACACCTTCGAGGAATTCGCAACAGCTCCAGGTTGCGCCATCTTCTGGGACGTGCTCAGTCTCCACGTCTCCCATCAACATCTCGCCCACCGCTACCATTGGCGGCATAAGGCTAGCCTCACCAAGTGTTGGGACTCCCCCCAATGGCCACGGTGGGTCGATGGTGCGCCGCAACTCGTCGGTCTCTCGagccaaggagaaggagggtgcTAGCAATGGAGCTGGCGGCCGCCGACTCTCGACTTCGAGTATTTCTTCGCAGGCTAGTGTCCAGCGCTCCGTCTCATCGAGTGGCAAAGCGACATCCAAGTCGCTGGCCATTAACGCTCATCAGGCACTTGGTGCCCACCACCGCCCAATATTGCCCAAACCGACAGTCGCCATCGGTGCCGGCCTCCCTCGCCTGGCCCCGCCGCGGCCATCTGGCGGTAGCGGCAGTCGCCAACCTTCGCCGGTGCTTCGCTCACGCGCGTCTTCCCAGGCATCCAGCCAGAGCAGCCCAACACTGGGGCCGCACATGCTGCCGCATCCACCGGAGGTTTCCATCCCGTCATTGTCAGATGACCCGCCGGCTGCTTCCAGTCAGCACAGAGACAGCATGACAACCCGTATGGGGGACATGGTCATTGGCGTAGACGACATTGCCACGGCTCTGGCCGCATCGGATGTCGATTTCATGGCGTACCTCAACTCGCTTCTATCCTCGAATGATGGCGACCAGTCGGTGGCGAATCCGAGTATTGACGTTAGCCAGGGTAGTGGGCAGCCCGACGTCCGCCTGCTCAACGCCTTCTCGGGCGTCGTGCCCCGCCCAGAGGTCGAGCCCCCGTTGGGCGACATCCAGGAGCTCATTGCTGGTGCGCTCGCTCAGCAGGGAGTGCTCCAGCCTCCTCAACAGGCTCCCGTAGTTCCACCCACTTCCCAGCCCCCTGAGTTCAACTACTTCTTCAACTTCCCGACGACAACGATACCTTCTCGTGAGGAGCAGATGGCCAACTATCAGATCAACTCGGGTGGACCCAGCTTGCCAATACAGCAGCCCATGCCACAGTTTGCCCCAACCACCATCAATCCCTTGCAGCAGTTTGACGACAACTTATTTTTCAACCAGTACGCCAACGGACTGTCGCTTCAAGTGCCCAATCTGCAGACGGATTCGGGTTGCACATCGAACAGCGGCGACGTCTCGACCAGCACAGTATCGTCAATACCGGCCGTCTCGCTAGAGCCTCCAGCTCCTGTGAACCACCCCGATATTATCGATCTGTCCAAGCCACTCAACCCGTCCGACATCGACCGGATCATGCAGGCGCTCATGAACCAGCAGGCTCGCCAAGCTGCTGGTACCAGCGGCGCGATGCCGCCGCCACAGCCGCAAGTGCCACCTCAGCCGCCAAGATTGAATGTCGGCTCGGTCTCGGACCCTGACTCTGACCCGTTCCAGCAGTACATGATCGATCCGGATGCGGCACAAAATACCCACCTCCAGCAGTCGGCACTGCCCGAGCATGTCGACCGCGACTGGCTGCAAAAGGCCTGGCCAAACATGCTTGGGCAATCGGCGCAGCGGGAATAG